From Clostridium cylindrosporum DSM 605, the proteins below share one genomic window:
- a CDS encoding YwmB family TATA-box binding protein has protein sequence MKKIIISLILIFSLFNVISTRAYSRVDSLENLISHSSSKIIKKEVFSYGHFYSNVSNKDILTAFIQDNFKDKTFSLLESDSSIVGEYKSSINPITITVSTSKNSKTSKYISVFYSHNMTHENIINLRENIRKMILTFDKNAKVSSQIVGKINKNLSKDEIKSLISSMLSNSSVSFNKDYEDSSVSFSGFTNDLHESISVNGKNINLQASGKYSKTDKCTYIWVGSPIISTEY, from the coding sequence ATGAAAAAAATTATTATCTCATTAATTCTTATCTTTTCTTTATTTAATGTTATAAGCACTCGTGCATATTCTAGGGTAGATTCCCTTGAAAATCTAATATCTCATTCAAGTAGCAAAATAATAAAAAAAGAAGTTTTTAGTTATGGCCATTTTTATTCAAATGTAAGTAATAAAGATATATTAACAGCATTTATTCAGGATAATTTTAAGGACAAGACCTTTTCATTATTAGAATCTGATTCATCAATAGTTGGTGAGTATAAATCCTCAATAAATCCTATTACTATTACAGTATCTACATCAAAAAATTCTAAAACTTCAAAATATATTTCTGTTTTTTATTCACATAATATGACCCATGAGAATATTATTAATTTAAGGGAAAATATTCGTAAGATGATACTTACCTTTGACAAGAATGCAAAGGTGTCATCCCAAATTGTAGGAAAAATTAATAAGAACCTAAGTAAAGATGAAATAAAATCTCTCATTTCTTCTATGCTTTCAAACTCATCTGTAAGTTTTAATAAGGACTACGAAGATTCTTCAGTTAGCTTTTCAGGTTTTACAAATGATTTACATGAATCTATTAGCGTTAACGGAAAGAATATAAACCTTCAAGCCTCCGGTAAATACTCTAAAACAGATAAATGTACTTACATATGGGTTGGTAGCCCTATTATTTCAACTGAGTATTAA
- the murA gene encoding UDP-N-acetylglucosamine 1-carboxyvinyltransferase, translating to MNKILVKGGNTLKGKIKVGAAKNSVLPIIAATLLSDKKCTFTDVPLLNDVYVITDVLKSLGADVNIDPATCKLEICCNNILSLEPSPDLVGKMRASFLVMGPLLARYGRVRISLPGGCNIGTRPIDLHLKGLSTLGAEIETGYGFVEAKCTRLRGANVYLDFPSVGATENIMVAACLAEGETIIQNAAEEPEIVDLANFLNSIGCKVTGAGSDSIKIEGVESLNETNHIFIPDRIEAGTFMVASAITGGDVVVENVVPDHIRPVIAKLQEAGVQVLEGHNKVRVISNGVISPVDIKTLPYPGFPTDMQSQLMALMSIANGTSIFTETVFENRFMHVNEFRRMGADIKIDGRLSIVKGSSVLTGADVKATDLRAGAALILAGLFAKGETTISDIYHIERGYVDIVGKLQGIGANIEKIKV from the coding sequence ATGAATAAAATATTAGTTAAAGGTGGCAATACTCTTAAAGGAAAAATCAAGGTAGGGGCTGCAAAAAACTCAGTACTTCCTATTATTGCAGCTACTCTTCTTAGTGATAAAAAATGTACATTTACAGATGTACCACTGTTAAATGATGTTTATGTTATAACTGATGTTTTAAAGTCATTAGGAGCAGATGTTAATATTGATCCTGCAACTTGCAAACTTGAAATATGTTGTAACAATATACTATCTCTTGAACCAAGCCCTGATCTTGTTGGTAAAATGCGTGCTTCTTTTTTGGTTATGGGTCCTCTACTTGCAAGATATGGAAGAGTTAGAATTTCTCTTCCTGGAGGCTGTAATATAGGAACAAGACCAATCGACCTTCACCTTAAGGGACTTTCTACCCTTGGAGCAGAAATAGAAACAGGATATGGATTTGTAGAAGCTAAGTGCACCCGTCTACGTGGTGCTAATGTTTACCTTGACTTCCCATCTGTTGGTGCAACAGAAAATATAATGGTAGCCGCTTGTCTTGCTGAAGGTGAAACAATAATACAAAATGCAGCTGAGGAGCCAGAAATAGTAGACCTTGCAAATTTCTTAAATAGTATTGGATGTAAAGTAACTGGTGCAGGAAGTGATAGCATCAAAATTGAAGGTGTTGAATCATTAAATGAAACAAATCATATATTCATTCCAGATAGAATAGAGGCTGGAACATTTATGGTAGCATCTGCAATAACAGGTGGTGACGTTGTTGTAGAAAATGTTGTACCAGACCACATTCGACCTGTTATAGCAAAACTTCAAGAAGCTGGTGTTCAGGTACTTGAAGGACACAATAAGGTACGCGTTATATCTAACGGAGTAATTAGTCCAGTTGATATAAAAACACTCCCATACCCAGGTTTCCCAACTGATATGCAGTCACAACTTATGGCTCTAATGAGTATAGCAAATGGAACATCTATATTTACTGAAACAGTTTTCGAAAACAGATTTATGCATGTTAATGAATTTAGAAGAATGGGAGCTGATATTAAGATAGATGGTAGACTTTCAATTGTTAAAGGAAGCAGTGTTTTAACAGGAGCTGATGTTAAAGCAACTGACCTTAGAGCAGGAGCTGCATTAATCCTTGCTGGACTATTTGCTAAAGGTGAAACTACAATATCTGATATATATCATATTGAAAGAGGATATGTTGATATAGTAGGTAAGCTTCAAGGAATTGGGGCAAATATAGAGAAAATTAAAGTATAG
- the atpC gene encoding ATP synthase F1 subunit epsilon, giving the protein MAKFEIEIVTPEKKFFVGEVESINLTTLNGKVQILANHIPYVTGLVPGVIKIVQNGKEKVASLSGGFIQFANNKGIILADAAEWPQEIDVERANEAKKRAETRLQNKKNDHNVDISRAEFALKRAMARIQASSYNH; this is encoded by the coding sequence ATGGCAAAATTTGAAATAGAAATAGTTACTCCAGAGAAGAAATTCTTTGTAGGAGAAGTAGAGTCTATTAACTTAACGACTCTAAATGGAAAAGTTCAAATCCTTGCAAATCATATTCCCTATGTAACAGGGCTTGTTCCTGGGGTTATTAAAATAGTCCAAAATGGTAAGGAAAAAGTTGCAAGTCTTTCAGGTGGATTTATCCAGTTTGCAAACAACAAGGGTATTATCCTTGCTGACGCAGCTGAATGGCCACAGGAAATAGATGTTGAAAGAGCTAATGAAGCTAAGAAAAGAGCTGAAACTAGACTTCAAAATAAGAAAAATGATCATAATGTAGATATATCTAGAGCAGAATTTGCGCTAAAGCGTGCAATGGCGAGAATACAAGCTTCTAGTTATAATCACTAA
- the atpD gene encoding F0F1 ATP synthase subunit beta: protein MAQNVGKITQVIGPVMDIKFEDGHLPEIYNAITIENGDQKIITEVMQHIGDDVVRTVSMEATEGIVRGMKAVDTGKPISVPVGEATLGRLFNVLGQPIDNAGEVGAKELYPIHRPAPSFDEQSVAPEMFETGIKVVDLLAPYQRGGKIGLFGGAGVGKTVLIQELINNIAKQHGGLSVFTGVGERTREGNDLYYEMKESGVISKTALVFGQMNEPPGARMRVALTGLTMAEYFRDQGQDVLLFIDNIFRFSQAGSEVSALLGRIPSAVGYQPTLATEMGALQERITTTKNGSITSVQAVYVPADDLTDPAPATTFAFLDATTVLSRSISELGIYPAVDPLESTSRILDPRIVGEEHYEVAQRVKNILQRYKELQDIIAILGIDELSEDDKLVVSRARKIQRYLSQPFSVAEQFTGFEGKYVPIKETIRGFKEILEGKHDSIPEGAFLFVGSIEEAVEKAKAMA, encoded by the coding sequence ATGGCACAAAATGTGGGAAAAATAACTCAAGTAATAGGACCTGTTATGGACATAAAGTTTGAAGATGGCCATCTTCCTGAAATATACAATGCCATTACTATTGAAAACGGTGACCAAAAGATCATAACAGAAGTTATGCAACATATCGGAGACGACGTTGTAAGAACTGTTAGTATGGAGGCTACTGAAGGTATTGTAAGAGGAATGAAAGCTGTTGATACAGGAAAGCCAATATCAGTTCCAGTTGGAGAGGCTACACTTGGAAGACTATTCAACGTTCTTGGACAGCCTATTGATAATGCGGGAGAAGTTGGGGCTAAGGAGCTTTATCCTATACATAGACCAGCTCCGTCATTTGATGAACAATCAGTTGCACCTGAAATGTTCGAAACAGGAATTAAGGTAGTTGACTTACTTGCACCATACCAAAGAGGTGGAAAAATAGGACTATTTGGTGGAGCGGGAGTTGGTAAAACAGTTCTTATCCAAGAGCTTATTAACAACATTGCAAAGCAACACGGTGGACTTTCAGTATTCACAGGTGTTGGGGAAAGAACAAGAGAAGGTAATGACCTTTACTATGAAATGAAGGAATCGGGAGTTATATCTAAGACTGCACTAGTATTTGGACAAATGAATGAACCACCAGGAGCTAGAATGAGAGTTGCTCTAACTGGTCTTACAATGGCTGAATACTTTAGAGACCAAGGTCAAGACGTACTTCTATTTATAGATAATATATTTAGATTCTCACAAGCAGGTTCAGAGGTTTCTGCCCTACTAGGTAGAATTCCATCAGCGGTTGGATATCAACCAACACTTGCAACTGAAATGGGTGCTCTTCAAGAAAGAATCACAACTACAAAAAATGGTTCAATCACATCAGTTCAAGCTGTTTACGTTCCAGCGGACGACTTAACTGACCCAGCACCAGCAACAACATTTGCATTCCTTGATGCAACAACGGTTCTATCAAGATCAATATCAGAGCTTGGTATTTATCCAGCGGTTGATCCACTAGAATCAACATCAAGAATTCTAGATCCTAGAATAGTTGGTGAAGAACACTATGAAGTAGCTCAAAGAGTTAAAAACATACTTCAAAGATACAAAGAACTACAAGATATTATAGCGATTCTTGGTATCGATGAATTATCAGAAGATGATAAGCTAGTAGTTTCAAGAGCTAGAAAGATACAAAGATACCTATCACAACCATTTAGCGTTGCTGAGCAATTTACTGGTTTTGAAGGTAAGTATGTTCCTATAAAGGAAACTATAAGAGGATTTAAGGAAATACTTGAAGGAAAGCATGATAGCATTCCAGAGGGAGCATTCCTATTTGTTGGTTCTATCGAAGAAGCTGTAGAAAAAGCTAAGGCTATGGCATAG
- the atpG gene encoding ATP synthase F1 subunit gamma, translating to MAGAGLLDLKRRIKSVTSTRKITKAMGLVATAKFRKIRERAEGTTPYFEKFESAVKGIALSSEVASSKYFNAVEGKKDIYIVIGSDSGLCGGYNTNIFSETVRAVEGKNVSLITVGQKARTFFSLRNFDTMAEYVELGPTPSYKDCVEIIRPAIKAFEQGEASNVYVVYTKFHSPVKQTVEFLKVLPMEKEEGAKGSEAIFEPSAAEIFDYIVPKYINTTMFYAVVNAIASEYSSRMSAMDNATKNADELIDKLKLQFNRARQSSITQEITEIVGGAEALHD from the coding sequence TTGGCTGGAGCAGGATTACTTGATTTAAAAAGAAGAATAAAATCTGTAACTAGCACCCGTAAGATTACAAAGGCTATGGGACTTGTTGCCACAGCAAAGTTTAGAAAAATTAGAGAAAGAGCAGAAGGAACTACTCCTTACTTTGAAAAATTTGAATCTGCTGTAAAGGGTATTGCCCTTTCATCAGAAGTTGCATCTTCAAAGTATTTTAATGCAGTAGAAGGTAAAAAGGATATATACATTGTTATAGGCTCAGATTCAGGACTTTGTGGAGGTTATAACACTAATATATTCTCTGAAACTGTAAGAGCAGTAGAAGGTAAAAATGTATCTTTAATAACTGTAGGACAAAAAGCCCGTACATTTTTCTCTTTAAGAAACTTTGATACTATGGCAGAGTATGTAGAGCTTGGACCAACACCTTCCTATAAGGATTGTGTTGAAATTATAAGACCTGCAATAAAGGCCTTTGAACAGGGTGAAGCATCAAATGTATATGTTGTATATACAAAGTTCCATTCACCAGTTAAGCAAACAGTAGAATTTTTAAAGGTTCTACCAATGGAAAAAGAAGAAGGAGCAAAGGGTTCTGAAGCTATTTTTGAACCATCAGCTGCTGAGATATTCGATTATATAGTACCGAAATATATTAATACTACAATGTTTTATGCAGTTGTTAATGCAATAGCTAGTGAGTATAGTAGTAGAATGTCTGCAATGGATAATGCTACGAAGAACGCTGACGAGCTTATTGATAAGCTGAAATTACAGTTTAATAGAGCAAGACAAAGTAGTATAACACAAGAAATCACGGAAATAGTAGGTGGAGCAGAGGCTCTTCACGACTAA
- the atpA gene encoding F0F1 ATP synthase subunit alpha yields the protein MSIRPDEISSIIKSQISNYENKLESVDTGTVINIGDGIARVYGLEKCMAGELLEFPGEVFGMALNLEESNVGAVLFGSEKGIKEGDIVKRTGRVVEVPVGEAMIGRVVNSLGQAIDGKGPIKTDKTRPVEVVAPGVIYRKSVNVPLQTGIKAIDSMTPIGRGQRELIIGDRQTGKTAVAIDTIINQKGKDCICVYVAIGQKQSTVAHIVNTLEERGAMDYSIVVSASASEAAPLQYLAPFAGVSMAEEFMYAGKDVLIVYDDLSKHAVAYRTMSLLLRRPPGREAFPGDVFYLHSRLLERSARISDDIGGGSITALPIIETLAGDVTAYIPTNVISITDGQIFLESDLFFSGVRPAINAGISVSRVGGSAQIKAMKQVSGSLRLELAQYRELAAFAQFGSDLDKDSKERIEKGQRLIEVLKQDQYKPMPVEEQIVILYAAVNNFLKDIAVEEVRRFEKEFLEYVRVHKSELLTTILDKKSLDDEVKNLLNTTLDEFKKIFK from the coding sequence ATGAGTATAAGACCTGATGAAATAAGTTCAATCATTAAGTCACAGATCTCAAACTATGAAAATAAGCTTGAGTCTGTAGATACAGGTACTGTAATCAATATTGGAGACGGTATTGCAAGAGTTTACGGTCTTGAAAAATGCATGGCAGGAGAGCTTTTAGAGTTCCCAGGAGAAGTTTTTGGGATGGCTCTAAACCTTGAAGAAAGTAATGTAGGTGCCGTGCTATTTGGTTCAGAAAAGGGAATTAAAGAAGGTGACATAGTAAAAAGAACAGGAAGAGTTGTTGAAGTTCCTGTTGGAGAAGCTATGATAGGAAGAGTTGTTAACTCACTAGGTCAAGCAATAGACGGAAAAGGTCCTATAAAAACAGATAAAACAAGACCTGTAGAAGTTGTTGCACCAGGGGTTATTTATAGAAAGTCAGTTAATGTACCACTACAAACAGGTATAAAGGCGATTGACTCTATGACTCCTATTGGACGTGGTCAAAGAGAGCTTATTATCGGTGATAGACAAACTGGTAAAACAGCTGTTGCAATTGACACTATTATTAACCAAAAGGGTAAGGATTGTATATGTGTTTATGTTGCAATCGGTCAAAAGCAATCAACTGTTGCTCATATAGTTAATACTCTAGAAGAAAGAGGAGCTATGGATTATTCAATAGTTGTTTCAGCATCTGCATCAGAGGCTGCACCACTTCAATACCTAGCACCATTTGCTGGAGTAAGTATGGCTGAGGAATTTATGTATGCAGGAAAGGACGTTCTTATAGTATATGATGATTTATCTAAGCACGCTGTTGCATACAGAACAATGTCTCTACTACTTAGAAGACCACCAGGACGTGAAGCATTCCCTGGAGATGTATTCTATCTTCACTCAAGACTACTAGAAAGATCAGCTAGAATATCAGATGATATAGGTGGAGGGTCAATTACTGCACTTCCTATAATCGAAACTCTAGCTGGAGACGTTACCGCATATATACCAACAAACGTTATATCTATAACAGATGGTCAGATATTCCTAGAGTCAGATTTATTCTTCTCAGGAGTTAGACCAGCTATAAATGCTGGTATATCTGTATCCCGTGTTGGTGGATCAGCGCAAATTAAAGCAATGAAACAAGTTTCAGGTTCACTTAGACTTGAGCTTGCACAATATAGAGAACTTGCTGCATTTGCTCAGTTTGGTTCAGACCTTGATAAGGATTCAAAGGAAAGAATCGAAAAGGGTCAAAGACTAATAGAAGTTCTAAAGCAAGATCAATATAAGCCAATGCCAGTTGAAGAGCAAATAGTAATTCTATATGCTGCTGTAAACAACTTCTTAAAGGACATAGCAGTTGAAGAAGTTAGAAGATTTGAAAAGGAATTCTTAGAATATGTAAGAGTTCATAAGTCAGAACTTTTAACTACAATTCTAGATAAAAAGTCTTTAGACGATGAAGTTAAAAACTTACTAAATACTACACTTGACGAATTTAAGAAAATCTTTAAATAA